In the genome of Propionispora vibrioides, the window TGAATGATTTGTTCCAGAATCAAAATGGATTCGGTCTGTTTTTCCTGTAAGGCTTGCTGCAAAGGCAGCGGTAAGTCAATGCCGGCCATAGGATTGGCCGCAAGGTGCAGAATTTCAAAATATTGCGGTTCGCTATGAAAAAAGTCCCAATAGGCGTAAAACACGCTCCGCAGGCGAAGTCCTGCGGAGCTGCTTTGTGCTGCGGCCAGACGAAATCCTGCCAGTTGATGCTCATAGGCCTGGCAGCATATATGAAAGAATATTTCTGCCTTGTTTTGAAAATGAAAATACAAAGGGCCGGTAGATATATTTGCCGCTTGGGCAATGTTTCGCATAGAGGTCTTGTGATAGCCCAGGGTTAAAAACAGTTCGCGCGCTTTTAATAAGATCAGTTGCTGTGTGGTTGCCGGATCGGTGTTGTTCATTGGTTTCGCTCTTTTCTATTGAAAAATTCTTTGGAAGGGTTTTATCATGTGTTCTTTTATCTGTTCGCTATACAGTTGGCGCCGGATAAAGGGAAGTTTGGCCGCCACTGACAATATGGCGGCGAATAGCCGGGAAGCATACTGCCGGTGGGGGAAATCATAACGGCCGTTTTGCTTGTAATATTGGTGGTCGGCGATGAAAGGAAATCTAAGTTCTCCCCAAATGGCATCACGGAAAATTTTATGGCCGCCGACGCTTAGGAAGGATGGCGGTTGCAGATAGTTTTGCAGGGAATGCTCAATTCCGGTTTTGGCCAGTTGGTAAAGCAATTTGTCGATGCTTGCCGCTGATTCGGGCTCATCAGTGACGATACCGGCTATATTGGCTTCCTGGAGTTCTGTATAGGCTTCCAGAATCTGGCGCAGGTTGGTAAGTTGAGCTAAAGGGCCGCTAACGATAAAGCCAAGCTGTTTTCCTTTTAAGGCTGGAACATGATTATTAAAAAAACTGCGGTCAAAAAAAGTTTTCCAGCGGGAAGACAGATAGCGGTCGTGGATGGCGCCAGCCATAATGATTATATCGGCAGGTTTGACTTTTGTGTTGAAAAAGGTGATGAAATCATCCTTATTACCATAGACACAGGTATTGTCGTAGGCACACCGGATACAGCCCAGGCAGCCGCCTTTAATAGAAAGATCCCGTAAATTGATGATGTCGGGCTTTTGGCTGTAGGAAGCGGCATACGCCGTCAGCATGTTGGTTAGGTTGGTTTGGCTAGGCAGCGCATCATGGAGGATGAGAATTTTTCTGCCTTGCGGATCGAGCGGCGGCTGACTTAGCGCGGGCGTATAGGCGTGGGTTACCGGGATAAGCGGCAGATAAGCCTTGGCCGTTGCCTGAGCGCTGGCAATAGCGGCCAAAAAGTTGCGGGCAAAGAGGGTAAGCCGCTGCTGACCGGCTGTTTGCAGCAAGTCCTGCATGGCGGCGGAATAGCCGCCGTAATATTTCATTGCTAAATCATCGGCAATGGCATGCATATAGTTATGGGCCGTATGGTCAAAAAAGTGAATGGATGTAGTTAAAACGGCTGTGTATTTGCCTTGGAAATATTCTTCCGCCTGCCTTTCCCTGATGAGTTCAATAAAGCGCTTGTATTGGGCCGGAACAAGGTAGTAGTACAGGGGAAAAGACCACAGGATGCCGTCGGCTTCCGCCACATTCCGGAGAATGTCTTTAAAACGGGCTTCATCCTGTTCGATTAAACGGCTTTGTTGGGCAATTTGCCATACGGTGAAGGTATGCTCCGGAAATTGCTGCTGTAAGAAGCGTATATATTGCATAGTTACACTTATATCACCCTTGGGACTGCCGTGCAAAACGGTAATTTTCATGGGAGAGCCTCCTTGTATAACGGTGTTATATTACGTGCTTTAAATATAACACTGTTATACTGGCGCGTCAAGCGATCAGAATAAGTCGTATGGCCACAGGAGATAAGCGGGGATGCGGTTGTTCCGGCAAGGCGTTAAGAATATAAAGTCTAAAACTTTTCTATTACCACTGGCGGGAATTTAATTTTCTTATAGGAAATGTTACAATAAATAAAATAGATTAATCCGTTACATAGAGACAAGCTACATAAGAAAAGAGGCGTACAGATGGATAAACAGGAAACAAAGGCAGCCAAAAGGAACCTGCCTCCTTTCAGAGCCGACCAGGTGGGAAGTCTGTTAAGGCCGGCGGTGGTAAAAGAAGCCCGGCTGGCTTGTCAGGAGGGGCGGCTTGCGCCGGAGAAATTGCGCTCCGTGGAAAATACCGAAATAAAGAAACTGGTGGAAAAGCAAAAAGAAGTTGGGTTACAGGCAGTGACCGACGGTGAATTGCGCCGTTCCTGGTGGCACCTTGATTTTCTATGGGGGCTTGACGGTGTCAAAAGAGTAGCGGCCGACCATGGTTCCATTGCCTTTCATGGCAAGGATACCAAGGCGGAAACCATTGAAATTGAGGGGAAAATTGATTTTACCCGGCATCCATTCCTGGAAGATTTCAAATTTCTGAAAGAGGTTGCCGGCACTCATACCGCCAAGTTCACCATACCTTCGCCGTCCATGCTGCATTTGATTACCACTGTCCGCAAGGAAGGCTATCAGCCAATTGCACAGTATCAAGACAATGCGGTGCTGCTGCAGGATATCGCCCGTGCTTATCAAAAGGCCATCGCGGCTTTTTATGCTGCCGGCTGCCGATACCTGCAACTGGATGATACCAGTTGGGGTGAGCTTTGCTCAACGGAAAAGCGGGCTATGTACGAGCAGCGCGGCTTTGATCTGGAACAACTGGCGAGGGACTATGTCGCGATGATTAACCAGGCGATTGCAAACCGGCCGGATGACATGATTATTACCATGCATATTTGCCGCGGCAATTTCCGGTCTACCTGGTTTTCTTCCGGCGGTTATGAGCCGGTGGCAGAGATTTTATTCGGCCAGTGCCGGGTTGACGGCTTCTTTCTGGAGTATGACAGCGAACGGGCCGGCGACTTCCGGCCGCTGCGACACATAAAAGACCAGCAGGTGGTGCTGGGACTGATCACTTCCAAAAGCGGCGAGCTGGAGAACCGGGCGGCTGTACTTCAGCGGATAAGGGAAGCGGCGCAATATGTTCCGCTTGCGCAACTGGCTTTAAGCCCGCAATGCGGTTTTTCTTCAACCGAAGAGGGCAATATACTAACGGAAGCAGAGCAATGGGAGAAGCTGCGGCTGGTTGTCAGCATTGCCGGGGAAGTGTGGCAATAGGAAATTTACCGGATTATGATTACTCAGAAAAAGGAACTGCAGGCTTACCTGGCAGTTCCTTTTTTGTCAGGATAAAGCAGGTTTGGTGCTCACGGGAGCTGCCGGTTTCGGCTGCGCTTATTTTTGTCCGGTAAAATAAAATATATTATTCTCAGAAATTATTGTAATTTTACGAAAAGTATATTACTATAAAGACGTAACAAATGATGCAGGGTATAACTAATGTTAATGGAATGTGGGGCTGGATATGTACACTGTGGACCGGAGGTTATTAATTAAGATCTCCGAGATGTATTATCTGGAGAATAAAAACCAAAATGAAATTGCCGAGCAATTCGGTTTAAACCGGATTACTGTCGGGAAATACTTAAAAAAGGCTTTGGCGGAAGGGCTTGTTAAAATATCCATTGCCAACGACTCTTATGGGGTTTTGGAAAAGGCGCTGGAGAAAAAGTACGGGCTAAAGGAGGTATATATTGTATCCTTTGCTTCCGAACTAGGCTATGCCGGGCTGCAATATATCCAAAGAATTTACAGCCAGGACGATGTTCTTGGTATTTCCTGGGGCAGAACGCTTGGCGCCGTGGCGCAGGCCGCCACGTTGGAGCGGTGCAATCCGGTACAGGCCGATATATTGCCCTTGGGCGGCAGCCTGGAGAATGTAAATGATGAGTATCATGTCAATACGATCATTTATAAAATGGCAACAGCCTTTAAAGCGCGCAGCCATTATTTATATGCTCCTTTCTTCACTAGTTCGGCCGAAGCTAAAGCGGTGTTCATGCAGGACAGCAACTGCCGGAGAATTGCCGCCTTGTGGGAACGGCTTACCATCGCCGTGATTGGTATCGGCTCACCGGCCAGCTCTTCCAACTGGATCTGGTCCGGCTACTTTGGCAATGAATACATGGAGTTGTTGCAGCAGGCCGGAGGGGTCGGCGATATTTGTTCCCGCTATTATGATTTATCCGGCAAGAGAATTGATGAGGCGCTGGAAGACAGAACGATTGCGATTGACATTAACCTGCTTAAGCAAGTCAGGCATTCCATTGGTGTTGCGGCTTCACCGGCCAAGGTGGAGGCAATTTATGGGGCAATCCAGGGGCAATATATCAATGTATTGATCACCGATGAACAAACGGCGCAGTTGTTGTTGGAATTCAAGCCGCTGCAGGGGGACGGCTGATTGACCGACAGGGAAAAGGAAAACTCAGACGGGGGAGATTGGGTTGCAAAACAGTAAAAAAACGCAGCCGACAGTGCTGCCCAGTGATAAAGTTTATAAACTGCTGGAATACACGGAAGTCCTGGTTGAAGGGAAGAAAGAAAATTTTTTAATACGCATAGAAAAGCAGGCGAAAAAGTCTGGTTTTCACCGGTCACCGGGTATAACAGAATAATTGCGGCATCCTCAGGATGCGAAAAAAAGGGCCAGGGGCTGATTCGGGTTTGCTTCTTGATGGTTCTTTTTCTTTTTCCGGGGAAAAGAAGCATTCATATTTCAAATATAATATAAGGAGAGCGATAGCTATGTTGGAAGCATTGAAAAAAGAAGTGGTTGCCATTGCCAGGCAGGCGGAAGCATCGGGTCTTTGCCGGCACAAATCGGGAAATTTCAGTATCCGCGATCAGGAGACCGGCTATGTGGTGGTAACTCCCGCCGCAGTAGACCGGGCAGAATTAACCTATTATGACATCTGTGTGGTTGACTTGAATGCCTGTGTGTTGGAAGCGCCGGAGGGCCGCAAACCGACCAGTGAACTGCTGCTGCATTTGGAGGCTTATAAAAGACGCCCCGATATCGGGGCTGTAGTTCACACTCATTCCCGGTTTGCGACGGCTTTTGCCGTACTCAAAAAGGACATCCCGGCTATTGTGTACGAAGGTGCCGCGTTGGGTGGCGCGGAGGGGATCATCCGGGTGGCTGCTTATGGTCGTCCCGGCACGCCGGCGCTTGCCGCCAGCATCAGCGGTTTGATTCAGTCGGCCGATGCCGTATTGCTGGAAAGCCATGGGGTGCTGACGGTGGATAAAACCGCCAAGGAAGCGCTGTTAAAGGCGCACTATGTGGAAGAAATCGCCGAAATTTATTACCGGGCTTTGCAGATCAATAACGGGAAAGAGCCGACCACCATTGCACCGGAAGAATTCAGGGAGTGGAAATATCCACCGGAAATTACCTTCCGTAAGCAATAGCGGCAGTCACCCAGTCCGCAGAGGGGATAAGGAGATAGCTTGATGAAAAAAAAGATTAAGACACCTTTTTTCTCGGTCAATCCCAAGGGGTATCTGTTCGGAAAAGAGGCGGTCGAACTGGCTGTTGAGGCCGACCGGCTTGCCAAGCAGCATGACATTGATTTATTTTATACGGCTCAGGCTGTCGATTTTCCGGCCATCAATGGGGCTGTGGACAAAATATTTCTGACAGCACAGCATATGGACCCGCTGCTGCCCGGGCGGGGGATGGGGTATATTTTTCCGGCGGCCTTGCAGCATTATAACGTGAAAGCCACTTTCCTCAATCATGCCGAGCATCCGGTGAGTTTGCGGGATTTGGTGAAAACAATGAAACTGGCCGACAGTCTGGACATGTATACCATTGTCTGTGCCGATTCTATTGAGGAAGCGCAGGCCATCGCTCAGCTAAAACCGGATATTCTCATTTGTGAGCCGACAGAGTTAATCGGCACCGGCCAGACCAGCAGTGCCGAGTATATGGAAACCAGCAAGACGGCGGTCAAACAGATCTCGCCGGAAACGCTGGTGTTGCAGGCGGCAGGCATTAGCACAGGCGAAGATGTTTACCGGACGATTATAGCCGGAGCCGACGGTACGGGCGGCACCAGCGGGATTGTCTGCGCCCCGGATAAAATAGCGGTGCTCCGGGAGATGGTAGCGGCGCTTGTGGAAGCCAGAAGCAAATTAGGCGTGTAAGGAGATGGCCAGATGACTGTGTATCATGATGAGCTGATTTTGACCTCCAACGGCCGCCGGGTAACCTATCACCGGATCACCGATCAAGTGAAGGAAATGGTGCGGCAAAGCGGTGTGAAAAACGGCATTTGTGTGGTTGCCAGCCAGCATACCACCTGTTCCGTAATCTTTGAAGAATATATGCATGATGTGAATTTTAATGGTGATGAGCTGCTGCAGGTAGATTTGAATAATATTATGGATACCCTGGTGCCCCGCTGTACGACGGAAGGCCAGTATCACCATCCGGGGCCTAAGCATACTGCCTTTGCGATGGAACTGACTGATCCTGACTACCCACCGGACCCCGGCACACTGCTGAATACCGATGCTCACATCCGTGCTTCGATGTTTGGCGCCAGTGAGACTTTCATTATTCAGGACGGACAGCTTTTAATCGGTACGGTTGGCTATATCTACTTTGTCGACTGGGACCAAAACCGGGTGCGCGACAGACATTGCCGGATTGCCATTCTTGGTGAATAGAAGTTTGCTTAATACAAAAAGTCCCCGCTCGGTTTGACCGAACAGGGACTTTTTGCTGCAAATTGGGGGAGTATTGGTATTTTATTTGCTGGCCTTGCTCTGGCCGGACAGGCTGACCGTATAGGCTGGCCCGGCGCCGCCGGCAGTGGATGTGCTGGAAGTACCGGCGGTGGTACTGCTGCTTTCCTGGGCTTCGATTTCCTGTTCGATGCTTTGCAATTGTTGCTCTAAGACTTTGATCTTAGCGGCATTTTCTTTGGAGTTGGTTTTCTGCAGTTCCTTTATTTGTGCTTCCAGTCTTTCTTTTTGCTGTTCCAAAGCGGATGTGCCGCTACTGCTGCTACTATTACTGCTGCTGTAGGATGACGAGGACCCGATAGCGGAAACATTCATTCCTATTACCTCCCAAAATACTTTTTACCATAATTCTCGCAATTTTTTCTTGGATTTTCCTTGGAATACGCGTGGAGGTATAGTACAAAGTTATATAAAATTTATCACCAGTGGTCTTAGGCTAAAGGCGATGTGTCATCCGGTAAGGCAAGTGTCATGTCATACCAACGGGAACCGCCGTGTGTGGAAGCGGAGAGGCCAGTGCTGGCATAGCCAAAAGATTCATAGTAATGAACTAAATTTTCCTTGCAGGTTAGAATTACTTTTTTTCGCCCGGTTCGCCTGGCCAACTGAATAAAAGACTGCATCAACTGAGCGGCAATGCCCTGTTTCCGGTATGAAGGCAGCACATCCAGGCCGAAAACACTGACATTCGAGCCAGTTGGTATGTGGTGGCATGTGTCCTGAAACATTTCGTCATAAATAACAGGGCTGTTGGTGACACAGCCGTTAATAAAACCAATAATAGCTCCCTTGATTTCAGCAACAAGAAAGTAGTCCGGGAAAACGGCAATTCTTTTTTCAAACGATTCACGTGGGGCTGCTTCAGCCCTAGGAAAACAGATAGCTTCTATTTCCGCTACCTTGTCTACATCTTCCGGGCGAACTTTGCGAATAGTCACTTCTAGCATAGGAACATCCTCCTGAGTTCGTTATGTAACAAAGACATTATAGCATGATTTACATTGTACTGTGAAAGGGCAGTAGTGGGCCGCGCACCCTAAAAAATTTCTGAATTGCTCATTAGAAATATCTTTTGTATACTGTGAAAAAAGTTCAGGATAATAGTTAAAAAATAATTGATTAATCATTTGTTTGGTGATATCATTATGACAAATTAGAAATTGCTGGCTGATCAGTAATCTGAAGGCTGAAACTCTTATCAATAAGATAAGAGTTTCAGTCTTCTTCTTTTTTAGCGTTTTTTCGGACAGAGACTGTGAGTGAGAGGATGTGATCATACATCGCCGTTGTACTAAATGGTAAAAAAATTACTATCAAAAAATTAAGGAGCTGGGAACATGAAAAAAATTGGTCTGATTTTGTTATTCATAGTGAGTTTATTTACGGCGATCTTTGCTGCCGGCTGTGGCAGTCAAACGACAAAGGTTGAAGAGCCGAAGCAACAAACCTTGCTGGAAACAATAAAACAACGGGGAACGATTAAAGTGGGAACCGAAGGAACGTATCCGCCGTTTACTTTTAAGGATGAAAAAGGAGAGCTCCAGGGCTTTGATGTGGAAATTATCAATGAAGTGGCGAAACGGATCGGGGTTAAAGCTGAATTTGTTCCTACCGAGTGGAAAGCAATGTTTGCCGGCCTGGACTCCGAGCGGTTTGATGTAATTGCCAATCAGGTAAGCATTAATCAGGAAAGAACAGCAAAGTATGACTTTTCCTCACCCTATACTGTTTCCGGTGCCCAGGTTGTTGTCAATAAAGAGACGGCCGATATCAAAGGCCTGGAAGACCTTAAGGGCCGCAAGGTAGGCGTAACTCAGGGCAGCAACTGGGATGGAATAGCCAAGAAAGCGGGAGCGGAAGTGCAATACTATAAAGGAGCTAATGAAATATTTGCAGATTTGGCAGCCAAACGTATTGAGGCAACAGTCAATGACAGACTGTTCATTTCGGAATATTTACTTAAAAATCCCAATCAGCAAATTAAAGTGGTAGGTCCAACTTTCGATTCGGCGCAAATGGCATTGGCTTTCCGTAAGGGATCACCGGAGCTTGTTGAAGCGGTAAATAAAGCGCTGGCTGATATTCATGCAGACGGAACCTATCTAAAAATATCCCAGAAATGGTTTGGTGAAGATGTTAGCAAATAGGGAATGGCTGATCGTGTTTGACTCCCTGCCTGTCTTGGTGCAGGGAGCCTTGGTTACCATTCAGATAAGTCTGATTGCCATGACCGGCGCGGTACTGCTTGGCTTAGTAGTGGCCTTGATGAGGATAAGCCGGATTAAAGCGCTTCAACTAATTGCCAAGGTGTATATCTCTTTTTTCCGGGGAACGCCGTTATTGGTGCAACTGTTGATGTTATACTTCGGGTTAACCTCTTTTCATATCATACTTGACCCGGTGCCAGCGGCTGTAATTGGGCTGATATTACATTTTGGCGCCTATATTTCTGAAATTTTCCGGGCAACGATTCTTTCTATCAGCCGGGGACAATGGGAGGCAGCTTTGTCTTTGGGAATGACAAATTCCCAGGTGTTACGCCGGATCATACTGCCCCAGGCGGCGCGAACGGCTATTCCGCCGCTATGGAACTGTCTGATTGATACTTTGAAATCTTCTTCCCTGGCCTCGGTTGTTACTGTGCCGGAATTAACACGGCAGGTGGAGGAACAAAGTTCGGCTCAGTTTGTTTTCATGCCTTATTTTATTACTTTGGCTGTGTTTTACTGGGTCATGGTCATTGTTATGGGATGGGTCCAGGAATGGCTGGAGAAAAAGCTTGAAATACCAGGGGGATCACAATGATTGAGGTTGCCGGTCTATACAAAAATTTTGGTTCGGCCAGCATATTGAAAGATATAAATTTGACAATACGCCAAGGTGAAGTTTGCGCTATTATCGGACCGAGTGGATCAGGCAAGACTACGCTGCTTCGCTGTCTTAACCATCTGGAAACGCCTGATAGGGGACGGATCCGGATCGGGGATTTCGTTCTGGAGACTGGAACAGCGTCCGGTAATGGAGCACTGGTTCGTCAGTTGCGGCAGAAAACGGGTATGGTCTTTCAGCAGTTTAATCTTTTTCCTCATAAAACGGCCCTGGAAAATGTTATGGAAGGACTACTTGTGGTAAAAGGGATACCAAAGCAGCAGGCGGCAACAAAGGGAATGCACTGGCTCACCAAAGTAGGCCTGGCGGAAAAGGCTGCGGCATATCCTGGTCAGCTTTCCGGCGGCCAAAAGCAGCGGGTTGCTATTGCGCGGGCAATGGCTATGGAGCCGGATGTGATTTTGCTGGATGAGCCTACATCGGCGCTGGATCCTGAACTTGTAAGTGAGGTATTGCAAGTGCTTCGGAAGCTGGCTGAAGAAGGAATAACTATGGTCATTGTTACCCATGAAATGAATTTTGCCCGTGAAGTGGCTACCAAAATCGTATTTATGGACGGCGGTAGTATTCTTTGTGAAGGAGCGCCGCAGCGCGTTTTTGCAGCGGATAACAGTAGAATCCAGTCGTTTACAGCTCAGTTTGGTCAGCTGTGAGCGGATCGTCGTCCGGGCTTGCAGGTTTTTTGGGAAGTTTTTTCCGCTTTGTGCATAGTTAGGTAGTATTCATCAGGCAAAACAGGAAGCAAGAAATAAAAGATAGCCCCTGCCGTCTATACAAGTCGGCAGGGGTTATCTTTTTGCATTAACAATATATTACCGAAGAAGTTTTTCCAATACCTTGCCGGTAAGCTTTTCAGTTATTTTTTTCTCGGCTTCCGCGCGGGAGGTCGGCAAGTTGCGTTCCTGCAGTTGTTCCATGACGTTTTGGCTGATTTGTTCGGGATAGAAGGTGCCAAAATCGGTTTTCATCGCCAGATTGCTGACTTCCGCTTCATCTGAGCCATGCTTGACAAAGTTGCCGGTCAGAGTCTGGAAGGACACCCCGTAGGCTTTGCCGCTGGTGATGGTAAAATTGCCCTGCAGCAGGGCGGCAGCCGCATTACCGGTGGCTGTGCCGGTCAGTGACAAGGGGCCATGGACATCTTTGGTGGTAAGCTGGGAGGAGTCCAGACCGCTGCCGGAAATGTTCAGCGAATATTGCTCACTGTCAGGGTAAATATTGCCGCTGGCGCTTACCGTGCCGCCAGTAGTTGCACCTGTGGCGGTAAGCAATTTTAGCTGCTCCTGTGCGTAGGAGAAGGTGCCGTTGATACCGCTGACGGTCATTGTGCCGAACTGCAGACTGTCTAGACTAAAGTTGCCGGAAAATACGGGGGACAGCACGGAACCTGTCACTTTCCCCTGGACCGCTATATTTCCGCCGGCTTGCAGATTGGGCAGCAGGGCTGCCGGGTCACCGGCCGGCAGCTGGATGGTAAAGTCCAGTGCTTGTTCAGCCGTTGGTGGGGTAATTAATTGCCCACTGACGGTTATCGGCTGTCCTTTATACAAGGCTTGGCCATTGGTGAACAGGAGAGACTGTTCCTGTTTGGCGAAATCGGCACTGCCCTGACTTAAGGCCAAAGCTCCTGTAGTATCTACCCCGGAAAAGTGGCCGGCCAAGGTTTTAAGCAGAATGGCGCCGCCCGCCTGCTCGTTGCCGAGCTTGGCGGTTACTTCATCCAGCTTGCCGCCAGTGATTTTAATGGGGGAATCGTCAGCGACCAGTCCCAGCTTGGTTAAGTCCAGACCTTTGGCGGTGACGGTGATTTCCGATACGGCTTCCGTTCCCCAGTGGCCTTCAGCCGTCAGCGCAGCCTGATCAAGCTGACCGGTTGCTGTAAGGCTGGTCTGGCTTGCTGGCGGGAAGTCGAGCTGACCGGATAATTGGTTCACTGTTTTTTCAAACAGGTCGGTCGTTAGATGAAGCTGACCGTTTTCGAACTTTATTTTTCCGCTAAATTTGGCGGATTCGTCTGAAGTGGGTTTTAACAGGTTATCCCAGTTGGAATGATCCTGCTGGTAAGCCAGCCAAATCTCCGGTTCTTCTACCGTAACGCCTGTGATGAGCTGCGGCCCTAGCTGACCTTTTAATAAGTCGCGTAAATTATAACGAATATGTACCCGGTTGATTTTGGCGACCGGATTGCCTGTCGCATTCAACACTTCTACGTCATCGGCCTCTACATAACCCGGAAAGGATAGGGAAATGTTGCCTACCGTGATTTTGCCGTTAATCGATTGATTGGCCTGGGCTAGCAACGACTGCTCCACTGCCTGTCGGATTTTTCCGGAAGCAAGCTGAAAAAGCAGGGTTCCGGTTAAGAAAATGAGAGCCAATACAAGCAGGCTCACCTTTTTCTTGCTCCATTTGGTTCGGAGTGTCACGGGTGTCTGTTGTTGGTGCATAGATCGGTATCCTCCCCATTTTCTTAATTATATATTATACGCTACCAGTGATGGACTGAACAAGAGTGACTTCCTGGCAATAGCCGCCGGGTTGCCAAATCGTGAGAATAGCAAAAGCCGGAAGTGGCAGAAATAGCATGTTTTATTTTTTGTCCGGACAGCGGGATCACTATGCCGGCGGGGTATCCCGGTTGTTTTGTCAGGAGTGGCGGCAATGGCTTTTTGTATATAGCTGGCAGGCCGGTTATGCTTGGTTGGTAAATATTTTATTTTGGCTTAGTACCTTGTGTTACTGAAATAATGATCCTGCAAGCCTTTTTTTGCGAATTATCGTTGCCTTGTTTATGTCCGATAGCTGCGGCTGCGCCGTCTTGCCAAGCAAAAAATCCTTGCACCCTTTTGCTATATTTTAAAGGACGCAAGGGGAGCTGATCATCGGGTGCTTTTCATTGAGGGCAGAGGGTGGTATGATAACGGTATATCCGTATTTACCGAAAGAGTTGCATATAATGTAGGAGAGAAATACACACTTCTAGGTAACCACTGATTAAATGAACCTGTCAGCCTGGCGAGAGATTTTTCCGGCTGGAAAGAAAGCAAAACTGCAGGAATAGTGCCGCTATTTCAAGGTTTTGCTGACGCAGTCAGGCGAAAAAAGATCCGTCAGGACGCGCAATGTGAATTAATCAGTGGTTACCTAGTACCTCATCTGTGTCAACTGTCGCTTTAACACGGATAAGGTACAGCTAAAAGGAAGGAATGATTCTTCATGAAAATTATAGATGCTCACCTTCACTTCTGCCAGGAACCTCACTTTGACCATATAGCGGAATTAGCAGGTCACGAAAATACAAGTGAACATCTTAAGGAACAATATGACCGGTATAACATTATCCGGGGCGTGGTAATGGGCAACCGCAATCTGAATGAAGAC includes:
- a CDS encoding amino acid ABC transporter permease; this encodes MLANREWLIVFDSLPVLVQGALVTIQISLIAMTGAVLLGLVVALMRISRIKALQLIAKVYISFFRGTPLLVQLLMLYFGLTSFHIILDPVPAAVIGLILHFGAYISEIFRATILSISRGQWEAALSLGMTNSQVLRRIILPQAARTAIPPLWNCLIDTLKSSSLASVVTVPELTRQVEEQSSAQFVFMPYFITLAVFYWVMVIVMGWVQEWLEKKLEIPGGSQ
- a CDS encoding amino acid ABC transporter ATP-binding protein, which gives rise to MIEVAGLYKNFGSASILKDINLTIRQGEVCAIIGPSGSGKTTLLRCLNHLETPDRGRIRIGDFVLETGTASGNGALVRQLRQKTGMVFQQFNLFPHKTALENVMEGLLVVKGIPKQQAATKGMHWLTKVGLAEKAAAYPGQLSGGQKQRVAIARAMAMEPDVILLDEPTSALDPELVSEVLQVLRKLAEEGITMVIVTHEMNFAREVATKIVFMDGGSILCEGAPQRVFAADNSRIQSFTAQFGQL